TTTTTTTGATTCAATTTCTTCAGAATTTCGAATCTTCACATGACGCATTTTTTTACCTGTTCCTTCTAACATTCCATCTGGATCTAAAAGTTCAATACCATTAGCAAACTCCAGGTTAACATGATCTTTGTGCACAACAATTGCATAAACCAATCCATTTTTTTCGTAGATTATATTATTCCATTTAATAACTTCATCTAGATCTAAATCCAATTTAAGAATCTTAGCCCTTAGATCTCTAACCAATATACTGATATCATCAGTAAATGGAGATAAATATTTATCCAAATCTATTCTTTTGTTTTCCATAAATTATAGCTCCTTAATTAAATGATTATATTATCATCATCTATTGGAACCTCTCCAAATTTTAAGTAATTTGGTTGTTATAGGATTTGTAATGCTTGATCTCTTTCCAAAAACAGTGAAATCACTGTTTAACACAGCCTCCCTAATATTATCAGATTCAGTTTTAACACCGGCATTTCCTATTTCATTTTCGAAATGGGCGTCACTACCCGCAATTATTTCAAGATCATTTTCTAAGGCATAATTTCTGGCCATATCATTGTAAATTTGACGTACACACCTTGAATTGAAAACTTCCATGCTATCAATAAATTTAACGTCTTGGGGATCAGGATGAAATGATGTGCTTCTTATGCCATCAAAGGGGTGCGGCAATATGACAATTCCATTTTGTGCCTTTATTTCCTCAACAACATCTAAAAAGCACGTTTTTTCTATTTCTTCTGTTAAAAAAATCCCTATGACTTCTCCCCTATCAGTCAGAATTTCTGAACCCACTATAATTTCAATTTCATTATTAGCAAGTTTTTTAGCATTTAAACCTCCTTTTATGGTATTATGATCTGTTACTGCAACTCCTGATAGTCCAGCTTTAGCTGCAACTTTCACAAGCATTTTTGGTTCCATATATCCATCAGAGGAATACTTTGTATGGGTGTGGAAGTCGTACTTCATATTAGTAAGTTTTGGAACTCATTATATTTATTGAATATATCTCATTGTAATGATAATCTTACAAGGTAACGAAAGGATCATAAACTTCAAAATCTTATCATTTACTATAACACCTTGGAGATTGTTTATGACTGGGAAAAAAACACCTATTAGAAGTCTTGATCAATTCTGGAAAATAGATGATGCGCAACTTAAAACACCAGAACATGATAAAATGTTGCTATGGCTCCTTAAAAAAGAAAATTTAAGGAAAATTATCGTTAAAAATAATCCTGAAGCAGAAAAATGGGATTGGGAGCATGTGAAGATACATGCAGAGGAGTATATAGTTTCAAACAGCGGATTTAGGGTTGGTGCTCCGGACATTATTTTTATAGTTCCACGATACATATGTCAAAACTGCAATTTCACCCATAAAAATACTGAAAACTGTCCAAACTGCGACAGCAACGACATTGTAGTGTATTCTCATGATCATCAACAACACTATTCAAGATATTTCATTGAAATAAAACCTAAAATAGAGAACTTTGGAGCTACTTTAAGACAGCTTAAACTTTATATTTCCTATGGATTCGAGGAAAGAGCCTATATTTTCACGAAGGATTTGAGATTCAAGGAAGAATTTGAAGACCAAGGTATAAAAGTCATAATCCCTCTGGAAATGCAGTCTAAACTGGATTAATATTTTATCAAGATATTTCATATTTAGAAAGGGGAATATTGGATTTTATCCAATTATGCCCATATTCTTATTTGTTTTAGCAATGGATTTTTCCGGATTTGTTTCCATTTCTAGCATTGCTCTTATTGCATCAACATTTTCAGGTACAACATCTGATTCCTGGTGTATTGCTTGCATATAATACAATTCGTTGTCTACAATGTTGAGTGATTCTCTCCAAACTGCTATCTCAAACAAATCCCCTCTAGGTCTTCCAAGATCCTTTGCATATTCCATTATTTCTGCTGTTGAGCCAAGACCCCTTGAAGCATCCACCAGAATAACTCTCGGAGTTTTTTCAAAGGTTTCAACTACATCATCTATACTCACATCAGATTCAAGTTCAACCATTAGGTTGTGTTGATGCATAAGTGTTGTTGGAACAAGTATTGCCATTGTTGTAATGTTAAGTCCGTACATGACAGTTTGAACATCAGGACCATGGTGTGATGGTACAGTTGGAGGATTTGGAACTATTGAGTTGATTGGTCCCTTTTTAACTTGACCCGGATCAGCGCCTCGTCTTACCATGACTGCTCTAACTTTTTTAATGCCACCAAGTTCTTTTATTGGATTTAATGTTCTACAAAGGCCTGTTGTGTTGCAGGAAACTACTCTTACATAGTCCGCTCCAAGTGAATCTTTGAAGTT
This sequence is a window from Methanobacterium sp. SMA-27. Protein-coding genes within it:
- a CDS encoding DUF1801 domain-containing protein, whose protein sequence is MENKRIDLDKYLSPFTDDISILVRDLRAKILKLDLDLDEVIKWNNIIYEKNGLVYAIVVHKDHVNLEFANGIELLDPDGMLEGTGKKMRHVKIRNSEEIESKKLTNLIREALDLNTAKKI
- a CDS encoding phosphorylating glyceraldehyde-3-phosphate dehydrogenase, whose amino-acid sequence is MKAVGINGYGTIGKRVADAVAAQDDMKIAGVTKRTPNFEAKRAVELGYDIYMSAPDRENLFEEAEIPVKGTIDDLYDKLDIIVDCTPGGVGAKNKEIYEKMGVKGIFQGGEKHEQIGKSFNSFSNFKDSLGADYVRVVSCNTTGLCRTLNPIKELGGIKKVRAVMVRRGADPGQVKKGPINSIVPNPPTVPSHHGPDVQTVMYGLNITTMAILVPTTLMHQHNLMVELESDVSIDDVVETFEKTPRVILVDASRGLGSTAEIMEYAKDLGRPRGDLFEIAVWRESLNIVDNELYYMQAIHQESDVVPENVDAIRAMLEMETNPEKSIAKTNKNMGIIG
- a CDS encoding PHP domain-containing protein → MKYDFHTHTKYSSDGYMEPKMLVKVAAKAGLSGVAVTDHNTIKGGLNAKKLANNEIEIIVGSEILTDRGEVIGIFLTEEIEKTCFLDVVEEIKAQNGIVILPHPFDGIRSTSFHPDPQDVKFIDSMEVFNSRCVRQIYNDMARNYALENDLEIIAGSDAHFENEIGNAGVKTESDNIREAVLNSDFTVFGKRSSITNPITTKLLKIWRGSNR